A window of the Thermoleophilia bacterium SCSIO 60948 genome harbors these coding sequences:
- the nudC gene encoding NAD(+) diphosphatase: protein MSLDPNAFAGADLDRATALRGDAEALAAARGSADARLLVTSRGDVATRSDGSLDLRELGPDPAPVEVLVGLRDGAALFAAEDHDAIGEERRGLRDLAAALPGAEAAIAATAVAAGNWHRRNGHCSNCGTLTEPGDAGWVRRCPGCGAQHHPRLDPVVIMLVVDDERDRVLLGRQPSWPEGRYSALAGFVEPGESLEEAVIREVAEESGVEVGTVVYRSSQPWPFPGQLMLGFRCLRIAGEAAPVDGELEDARWFARDELSDLVLPPRLAIARRLIDEWLAETSR from the coding sequence GTGAGCCTCGACCCGAACGCCTTCGCGGGCGCCGATCTCGACCGCGCGACCGCGCTGCGAGGCGACGCCGAGGCTCTCGCCGCCGCGCGCGGATCGGCCGACGCCCGCCTGCTCGTCACGAGTCGCGGCGATGTCGCGACGCGGTCGGACGGGTCACTCGACCTGCGCGAGCTCGGCCCCGATCCCGCCCCCGTAGAGGTCCTCGTGGGCCTGCGCGACGGGGCGGCGCTGTTCGCGGCCGAGGACCACGACGCGATCGGTGAGGAGCGCCGGGGCCTGCGTGACCTCGCCGCCGCGCTGCCCGGCGCCGAAGCCGCGATCGCCGCGACCGCGGTCGCGGCGGGCAACTGGCACCGGCGAAACGGCCACTGCTCGAACTGCGGCACGCTCACCGAGCCCGGAGACGCGGGCTGGGTCCGCCGCTGTCCCGGCTGCGGGGCCCAGCATCACCCCCGCCTCGATCCGGTCGTGATCATGCTCGTCGTCGACGACGAGCGCGACCGGGTCCTGCTCGGGCGCCAGCCGAGTTGGCCGGAGGGCCGCTATTCGGCGCTGGCCGGCTTCGTCGAGCCGGGCGAGTCGCTCGAGGAGGCGGTGATACGAGAGGTCGCGGAGGAGTCGGGCGTCGAGGTGGGGACGGTCGTCTATCGCTCGTCGCAGCCCTGGCCGTTCCCCGGACAGCTCATGCTCGGTTTCCGCTGCCTGCGGATCGCCGGCGAGGCCGCGCCGGTCGACGGCGAGCTCGAGGACGCGCGCTGGTTCGCGCGCGACGAGCTCAGCGACCTCGTCCTACCACCGCGGCTCGCGATCGCTCGGCGCCTGATCGACGAGTGGCTCGCGGAGACGTCCCGCTAG
- a CDS encoding sulfite exporter TauE/SafE family protein, whose protein sequence is MLKLLAFGLIGLFAQLIDGALGMSYGVTSTTLLLTVGIAPAAASASVHLAEIGTTLASGTAHWKFGNVDWSVVIRMAVPGFIGAFVGAMVLSSLSAEAAAPVVSGILLCLGVYVLYRFTGKRGRRTQEERLEAKEEAGEQSPGSKIKSIFLAPLGLFAGAMDAMGGGGWGPIGTPTLLASTKMEPRKVVGSIDTSEFLVAIGASLGFLFGLGSQGIEWGWVGALLVGGLIAAPLAAWIVRHLSPQILGLSVGSLIIVTNIQNIGSVAGVPDSVLSGISSPSASPG, encoded by the coding sequence GTGTTGAAGCTCCTCGCATTCGGCCTGATCGGCCTCTTCGCACAATTGATCGACGGCGCCCTGGGCATGTCCTACGGCGTCACCTCGACGACGCTCCTGCTGACGGTCGGCATCGCTCCGGCCGCCGCGTCGGCCAGCGTCCACCTGGCCGAGATCGGAACCACGCTCGCGTCAGGGACCGCGCACTGGAAGTTCGGCAACGTCGACTGGTCGGTCGTGATCCGGATGGCCGTGCCGGGCTTCATCGGCGCGTTCGTCGGCGCGATGGTCCTGTCTTCGCTCTCGGCCGAGGCCGCGGCGCCCGTGGTCTCGGGCATCCTGCTCTGCCTCGGCGTCTACGTCCTCTACCGCTTCACCGGCAAGCGCGGCCGGCGTACGCAGGAGGAGCGGCTCGAGGCGAAGGAGGAGGCCGGCGAGCAGTCCCCCGGCTCGAAGATCAAGTCGATCTTCCTCGCTCCGCTCGGCCTGTTCGCGGGTGCGATGGACGCGATGGGCGGCGGCGGCTGGGGGCCGATTGGCACCCCGACCCTCCTCGCCTCGACGAAGATGGAGCCGCGGAAGGTCGTCGGCTCGATCGACACCTCGGAGTTCCTCGTCGCGATCGGCGCCTCGCTCGGGTTCCTGTTCGGCCTCGGCTCGCAGGGCATCGAATGGGGCTGGGTCGGCGCCCTGCTCGTCGGCGGTCTGATCGCCGCGCCGCTCGCGGCCTGGATCGTGCGCCACCTCTCGCCGCAGATCCTCGGTCTGAGCGTCGGGTCGCTGATCATCGTCACCAACATCCAGAACATCGGCAGCGTCGCCGGCGTCCCGGACTCGGTCCTCAGCGGGATCTCATCGCCTTCGGCCTCGCCTGGCTGA